In the genome of Deltaproteobacteria bacterium, the window TACCTGCAATCTTCCCGCAGCGTTCTCCCTTTTCAGATATTCGGCAAAGCCTTCGAATGTCGTCCTGGGACCGGATTCGTACCACATTCTCGCTGCATCGGGCAGTACGACGGAGTTGGATATCGCAAGTCTGTACTGATTGATGGCATTGGCCGAGAGAATGAGCTTGCCTAAACGAAAACCGATGTGGTTGAGCGCCTCCCGGGGAGTCTGATACGTGGAAAATGGGATGTCGATCTCCTGAAGCATATCGTCGGCAAGTGATTCCACCACAGCTTTCAGAATACCCTCCTTGTTTCCGAAGAACTTGTACGGGGAAGACTTCGACCCGCCGGCCACGCTGATGATCTCATCCATGGTTACCGCAGCGTAGCCCTTCTCTGTGAAGAGAGACATTGCCGCCTCCATGATCGCTTTGCGCCTTTTTTTCCCTGCCGGGCTCAATGGTTTTTGATCGCCCTTTTCTTGTGACAACGGGTTAACCTCCTCACCTGTTTTATACTGTACCGTACAGTACTAAAAATCTCTTGTCAACTCCTAACCAACATCGGGGTCAGTTCCCATTTCCTCACATTTATCGCCTTTTCACCCATCCGACCTGAGGATATGGGAACTGACCCTCCGTCCCTTCCCGGGAAAATTTACGCGTTGTATCCTTTTCCGACTGGAATCCGTCTGCACAACCAAAAGGGAAAAATACCAATGGAAAGCAGGAGGGAGTCATGAGACATGTACGGGCGGTCCTCATAACAATCCTCGTCGTTGCGCTCTCTGCAACCCTGGTCTTCGCGGAACCGCCGAAGGACCCCGCTAAGGGAGAGGTTGAGGGGATATCGGGTGTGTCCAGCAAAGTCAGGATTTTCGGGAAAGACGACTGTCCCTTTACGGTGCGCGCCCTCGAGGAGTACGAGAAAAACGGCTACGATGTGGAGTACATTGACGTCACCAGGGGTCAATCGATGAAAGAAGAAATGATTAGGATCTCCGGGGGCAAACTGGTGCCTGTAATCGTCGAGGGCGAAGAGGTAAATATCGGCTACGGTGGTACCTGAGGCATCTAGATCATGTTGCAGTTTGCAACACGACTGCTTATTGCCGAGGGAACGAAGGCCGATCTCGATTCCATCCACGAGCAAGTCCGGGAAAAGGGGGAAAGCGTCTACGTGAGAACCTTCGGGGTCAGTTCCCACTTTCTCACATTTTTTCGCCTCCCCATCCGTTCGATATGAGGATATGGGAACTGACCCCCCGCTCTNNNNNNNNNNNNNNNNNNNNNNNNNNNNNNNNNNNNNNNNNNNNNNNNNNNNNNNNNNNNNNNNCGGAGAAAAATCATACTGGGAGTGCTGATCTCTTCTTTGTTCGGGCTATCTTTCTGCCTCATTCCTGCAAGCACCCGATCGATAGCAGA includes:
- a CDS encoding TetR family transcriptional regulator, whose translation is MSQEKGDQKPLSPAGKKRRKAIMEAAMSLFTEKGYAAVTMDEIISVAGGSKSSPYKFFGNKEGILKAVVESLADDMLQEIDIPFSTYQTPREALNHIGFRLGKLILSANAINQYRLAISNSVVLPDAARMWYESGPRTTFEGFAEYLKRENAAGRLQVGNPTRAALFFLGMIAFKDNITMSIGADPPPDSELRDIVKEAVDVFLAGFGR